In the genome of Pongo pygmaeus isolate AG05252 chromosome 9, NHGRI_mPonPyg2-v2.0_pri, whole genome shotgun sequence, one region contains:
- the THYN1 gene encoding thymocyte nuclear protein 1 isoform X2, which translates to MSRPRKRLAGTSGSDKGLSGKRTKTENSGEALAKVEDSNPQKTSATKNCLKNLSSHWLMKSEPESRLEKGVDVKFSIEDLKAQPKQTTCWDGVRNYQARNFLRAMKLGEAAFFYHSNCKEPGIAGLMKIVKEAYPDHTQFEKNNPHYDPSSKEDNPKWSMVDVQFVRMMKRFIPLAELKSYHQAHKATGGPLKNMVLFTRQRLSIQPLTQEEFDFVLSLEEKEPS; encoded by the exons ATGTCGAGACCTCGGAAGAGGCTGGCTGGGACTTCTGGTTCAG ACAAGGGACTATCAGGAAAACGCACCAAAACTGAGAACTCAGGTGAGGCATTAGCTAAAGTGGAGGACTCCAACCCTCAGAAGACTTCAGCCACTAAAAACTGTTTGAAGAATCTAAGCAGCCACTGGCTGATGAAGTCAGAGCCAGAGAGCCGACTAGAGAAAGGTGTAGATGTGAAG TTCAGCATTGAGGATCTCAAAGCACAGCCCAAACAGACAACATGCTGGGACGGTGTTCGTAACTACCAG GCTCGGAACTTCCTTAGAGCCATGAAGCTAGGAGAAGCAGCCTTCTTCTATCATAGCAACTGCAAAGAGCCAGGCATCGCAGGACTCATGAAG aTCGTGAAAGAGGCTTACCCAGACCACACACAGTTTGAGAAAAACAATCCCCATTATGACCCATCTAGCAAAGAGGACAACCCTAAGTGGTCCATG GTGGATGTACAGTTTGTTCGGATGATGAAGCGTTTCATTCCCCTGGCTGAGCTCAAATCCTATCATCAAGCTCACAAAGCTACTGGTGGCCCCTTAAAAAATATGGTTCTCTTCACTCGCCAGAGATTATCAATCCAGCCCCTGACCCAAG aagagtttgattttgttttgagcCTGGAGGAAAAAGAACCAAGTTAA
- the THYN1 gene encoding thymocyte nuclear protein 1 isoform X1 produces MHRPPSAAGSRCTACGAAEEDPSRLRSGGIFRTSVLCRVTMSRPRKRLAGTSGSDKGLSGKRTKTENSGEALAKVEDSNPQKTSATKNCLKNLSSHWLMKSEPESRLEKGVDVKFSIEDLKAQPKQTTCWDGVRNYQARNFLRAMKLGEAAFFYHSNCKEPGIAGLMKIVKEAYPDHTQFEKNNPHYDPSSKEDNPKWSMVDVQFVRMMKRFIPLAELKSYHQAHKATGGPLKNMVLFTRQRLSIQPLTQEEFDFVLSLEEKEPS; encoded by the exons ATGCACCGCCCACCGAGCGCCGCGGGGTCGCGCTGCACTGCCTGCGGCGCAGCGGAGGAGGACCCGTCACGTCTGCGGAGTGGTGG AATCTTCCGCACTTCAGTCCTCTGCAGGGTGACCATGTCGAGACCTCGGAAGAGGCTGGCTGGGACTTCTGGTTCAG ACAAGGGACTATCAGGAAAACGCACCAAAACTGAGAACTCAGGTGAGGCATTAGCTAAAGTGGAGGACTCCAACCCTCAGAAGACTTCAGCCACTAAAAACTGTTTGAAGAATCTAAGCAGCCACTGGCTGATGAAGTCAGAGCCAGAGAGCCGACTAGAGAAAGGTGTAGATGTGAAG TTCAGCATTGAGGATCTCAAAGCACAGCCCAAACAGACAACATGCTGGGACGGTGTTCGTAACTACCAG GCTCGGAACTTCCTTAGAGCCATGAAGCTAGGAGAAGCAGCCTTCTTCTATCATAGCAACTGCAAAGAGCCAGGCATCGCAGGACTCATGAAG aTCGTGAAAGAGGCTTACCCAGACCACACACAGTTTGAGAAAAACAATCCCCATTATGACCCATCTAGCAAAGAGGACAACCCTAAGTGGTCCATG GTGGATGTACAGTTTGTTCGGATGATGAAGCGTTTCATTCCCCTGGCTGAGCTCAAATCCTATCATCAAGCTCACAAAGCTACTGGTGGCCCCTTAAAAAATATGGTTCTCTTCACTCGCCAGAGATTATCAATCCAGCCCCTGACCCAAG aagagtttgattttgttttgagcCTGGAGGAAAAAGAACCAAGTTAA
- the THYN1 gene encoding thymocyte nuclear protein 1 isoform X3: protein MHRPPSAAGSRCTACGAAEEDPSRLRSGGIFRTSVLCRVTMSRPRKRLAGTSGSDKGLSGKRTKTENSGEALAKVEDSNPQKTSATKNCLKNLSSHWLMKSEPESRLEKGVDVKFSIEDLKAQPKQTTCWDGVRNYQARNFLRAMKLGEAAFFYHSNCKEPGIAGLMKVDVQFVRMMKRFIPLAELKSYHQAHKATGGPLKNMVLFTRQRLSIQPLTQEEFDFVLSLEEKEPS from the exons ATGCACCGCCCACCGAGCGCCGCGGGGTCGCGCTGCACTGCCTGCGGCGCAGCGGAGGAGGACCCGTCACGTCTGCGGAGTGGTGG AATCTTCCGCACTTCAGTCCTCTGCAGGGTGACCATGTCGAGACCTCGGAAGAGGCTGGCTGGGACTTCTGGTTCAG ACAAGGGACTATCAGGAAAACGCACCAAAACTGAGAACTCAGGTGAGGCATTAGCTAAAGTGGAGGACTCCAACCCTCAGAAGACTTCAGCCACTAAAAACTGTTTGAAGAATCTAAGCAGCCACTGGCTGATGAAGTCAGAGCCAGAGAGCCGACTAGAGAAAGGTGTAGATGTGAAG TTCAGCATTGAGGATCTCAAAGCACAGCCCAAACAGACAACATGCTGGGACGGTGTTCGTAACTACCAG GCTCGGAACTTCCTTAGAGCCATGAAGCTAGGAGAAGCAGCCTTCTTCTATCATAGCAACTGCAAAGAGCCAGGCATCGCAGGACTCATGAAG GTGGATGTACAGTTTGTTCGGATGATGAAGCGTTTCATTCCCCTGGCTGAGCTCAAATCCTATCATCAAGCTCACAAAGCTACTGGTGGCCCCTTAAAAAATATGGTTCTCTTCACTCGCCAGAGATTATCAATCCAGCCCCTGACCCAAG aagagtttgattttgttttgagcCTGGAGGAAAAAGAACCAAGTTAA